The following coding sequences are from one Geothrix sp. window:
- a CDS encoding OsmC family protein has product MGNTATMHNGVNVEELGALVSRVKANPALGKFQFRSKARWINRAHSQSTFDSLYGVGVNHKRATPLFQECDEPAALLGTDLAPNAGEAALHALSSCMSVTYAYTAAAMGIDISSLSFELETDTDLRGFMELDKDVRPGLSQIRVKVNLACNGTPKQIEELHAQVLRTSPIYDTLRNPVDIKVTTG; this is encoded by the coding sequence ATGGGCAACACCGCAACCATGCACAACGGCGTGAACGTCGAGGAACTCGGCGCCCTCGTGTCCCGGGTCAAGGCGAACCCGGCCCTCGGCAAGTTCCAGTTCCGCTCCAAAGCCAGGTGGATCAACCGGGCCCACTCCCAGAGCACCTTCGATTCCCTCTACGGCGTGGGGGTGAACCACAAGCGGGCCACCCCCCTCTTCCAGGAGTGCGACGAACCCGCGGCGCTCCTCGGAACCGATTTGGCGCCCAACGCGGGCGAAGCAGCGCTGCATGCGCTCAGCTCCTGCATGAGCGTGACCTATGCCTACACGGCCGCCGCCATGGGCATCGACATCTCCAGCCTCAGCTTCGAGCTGGAGACCGACACGGACCTGCGGGGCTTCATGGAACTGGACAAGGATGTCCGCCCCGGACTCTCCCAGATCCGCGTCAAGGTCAACCTCGCCTGCAACGGAACCCCCAAGCAGATCGAGGAGCTCCATGCCCAGGTGCTGAGGACATCCCCCATCTACGACACCCTGCGCAACCCGGTGGACATCAAGGTCACCACCGGCTGA
- a CDS encoding MFS transporter — protein MKHPWKAIINLTVIVGALGYFVDIFDLILFPIVRTASLSDLGVAPDRILPTFVYLFNFQMIGMLVGGVLWGVLGDKKGRMSVLFGSITLYSLANIANAFVTTIPAYAAMRFLAGLGLSGELGAAITLVSEVLPKEVRSYGTAVVASLGITGALVADLVGNKLGWRGAFITGGVMGLMLLVLRIKVTDSGMFKQLAHQNVAKGDFRMLFTNRARFVRYLRAILIGVPIWYVVAILVASSPELSRSLGVVGAVNPGHAIASCYLGLAVGDLGSGFISQWIASRKKTVLLFQALTLVTVLITLFSRGVSAQTYYLLCVALGFSAGYWAVFVTIASEQFGTNMRATVTVTVPNFVRGAVVPITTSFLALKAHWGIVHSALFIGLCCLAFAALSLWGMEETHAKDLDFLEVD, from the coding sequence TTGAAACACCCCTGGAAGGCCATCATCAACCTGACCGTGATCGTCGGTGCGCTGGGGTACTTCGTCGACATCTTCGACCTGATCCTCTTCCCCATCGTGCGGACGGCCAGCCTGTCGGACCTGGGCGTGGCCCCGGACCGGATCCTCCCCACCTTCGTCTACCTGTTCAATTTCCAGATGATCGGCATGCTCGTGGGCGGCGTGCTCTGGGGTGTCCTGGGCGACAAGAAGGGCCGCATGTCGGTGCTCTTCGGCAGCATCACGCTCTACTCCCTGGCCAACATCGCCAACGCCTTCGTGACCACCATCCCCGCCTACGCGGCCATGCGCTTCCTGGCGGGCCTGGGGCTCTCGGGCGAGCTCGGCGCCGCCATCACCCTGGTGAGCGAGGTCCTGCCCAAGGAGGTGCGCAGCTACGGCACGGCAGTGGTGGCGAGCCTGGGCATCACCGGGGCCCTCGTGGCCGATCTCGTGGGGAACAAGCTCGGCTGGCGGGGGGCCTTCATCACGGGCGGCGTGATGGGCCTGATGCTGCTGGTCCTCCGCATCAAGGTGACGGACTCGGGCATGTTCAAGCAGCTGGCCCACCAAAACGTGGCCAAGGGCGACTTCCGGATGCTCTTCACCAACCGCGCCCGGTTCGTCCGCTACCTGCGCGCCATCCTCATCGGCGTTCCCATCTGGTACGTGGTGGCGATCCTGGTGGCCTCCTCGCCGGAGCTTTCCAGGAGCCTGGGCGTCGTGGGCGCCGTGAACCCGGGCCATGCCATCGCCTCGTGCTACCTGGGGCTGGCCGTCGGCGACCTCGGCTCGGGCTTCATCAGCCAGTGGATCGCCAGCCGGAAGAAGACTGTCCTGCTGTTCCAGGCCCTCACACTGGTGACCGTCCTGATCACGCTCTTCAGCCGCGGCGTCTCCGCCCAGACCTACTACCTCCTGTGCGTGGCGCTCGGCTTCTCCGCCGGCTACTGGGCGGTGTTCGTCACCATCGCCAGCGAACAGTTCGGCACCAACATGCGGGCCACCGTCACGGTCACGGTGCCCAACTTCGTGCGGGGGGCCGTCGTCCCCATCACCACCAGCTTCCTGGCCCTGAAGGCGCACTGGGGCATCGTCCACTCCGCCCTCTTCATCGGTTTGTGCTGCCTGGCTTTCGCGGCCCTCAGCCTCTGGGGCATGGAGGAGACCCACGCGAAGGACCTGGACTTCCTCGAGGTGGATTGA